From a single Osmerus eperlanus chromosome 8, fOsmEpe2.1, whole genome shotgun sequence genomic region:
- the LOC134025389 gene encoding dihydroxyacetone phosphate acyltransferase-like → MKSFKWEDSVAAYDFNLLSVFTFQDFEESCHLLRKCGAVQVSDQEVKETEEGQTTTAFLRALLQPFIDAYQVVFSHLCEEGVQVFTEKQLVPAVRTLASQLILSGELNSYEALSSDTQKNVLSALLRLDAVTKSRVGVPSEFQAKKAAIRKIGAIMTGRIPPQRHLIAAPDARL, encoded by the exons ATGAAATCCTTTAAATGGGAAGATTCAGTTGCTGCATATGATTTTAATCTGTTGTCTGTGTTTACCTTTCAGGACTTTGAGGAGTCGTGTCACTTACTAAGGAAGTGTGGTGCTGTTCAAGTCAGTGATCAGGAAGTGAAAGAGACTGAGGAGGGGCAGACCACAACTGCCTTCCTGCGAGCGCTGCTACAGCCCTTCATAGATGCCTATCAG GTGGTGTTCAGTCacctgtgtgaggagggggttcAGGTGTTCACAGAGAAGCAGCTGGTTCCTGCAGTACGCACCCTGGCCTCACAGCTCATCCTGTCTG GTGAGCTGAACTCATATGAAGCACTTTCATCTGACACCCAGAAAAATGTTCTATCTGCACTGCTAAGACTGGATGCTGTGACAAAGTCAAGAGT AGGAGTACCGAGTGAGTTCCAGGCCAAAAAAGCAGCCATCAGAAAAATAGGAGCTATAATGA CTGGAAGAATCCCACCACAGAGGCATCTGATTGCTGCACCGGATGCAAGACTTTAG
- the fam228a gene encoding protein FAM228A, with translation MPLKNKNRAAGGVITIHTPTPLNLKPRVTAVAWADVPASVAESRRSLYCRSVMTRNASPGRGRGGGGGREGGRKNQTWVPRSPRGPCVDWLSHSSFRRLQAKLESENQETGKIIQPLLDTEKGFIKDLERFLSHQEVLALRKKELLHRHWTERVWTPIQRNVEDRVTNCWSEEADRIRSMFMHYINYCNNKGFVSLEDYDPLEYNPLLQNINKPQFFKVTTRALKDPLFFQSRERVEEKRALLRCQTGHLYTRREVEKLLKQSLPHQTVPSGWTSEMCSRSADLPLLASPTHQGSTSRAPLVEMDPELWKLSRTSVTPYQLTATATPDRRCLQAGCWSSRG, from the exons ATGCCCTTGAAGAACAAGAACAGAGCAGCAGGTGGTGTGAtcaccatccacacacccacacctttaAATCTCAAGCCTAGG GTGACTGCAGTGGCTTGGGCAGATGTCCCCGCCTCCGTGGCAGAGAGTAGGAGGAGCCTGTACTGTCGGAGTGTCATGACGAGGAATGCAAGTCcgggtagaggaagaggaggagggggtggacgagaaggggggagaaagaatCAGACCTGGGTTCCTAGGTCACCAAGAGGGCCCTGTGTGGATTGGCTGTCTCACTCCTCCTTCAGGCGCTTGCAG GCTAAATTAGAGTCAGAAAACCAAGAGACAGGGAAAATCATTCAACCCCTACTGGATACTGAGAAAGGCTTCATCAAG GACCTGGAGCGTTTCCTCAGCCACCAGGAGGTTTTGGCGCTCCGTAAGAAAGAGCTTCTGCACAGGCACTGGACTGAGCGTGTGTGGACGCCCATCCAGAGGAACGTGGAGGACCGAGTGACCAACTGTTGGTCCGAGGAGGCCGACAGGATCCGCAGCATGTTCATGCACTACATCAACTACTGCAACAACAAG GGCTTTGTGTCCCTAGAGGACTATGACCCCCTGGAATACAACCCTCTCCTGCAAAACATTAACAAACCTCAGTTCTTCAAG GTTACTACACGTGCCTTGAAGGACCCACTGTTCTTCCAATCCCGTGAGAGAGTAGAGGAAAAGAGGGCACTCCTTCGCTGTCAAACAG GTCATTTATACACACGCAGAGAAGTGGAAAAACTCCTGAAGCAAAGTCTACCTCACCAAACTGTGCCCAGTGGCTGGACCTCCGAAATGTGCTCCAGGTCAGCTGACCTGCCCCTGCTGGCCTCACCCACTCACCAAGGCTCCACCTCTAGAGCTCCTCTAGTGGAGATGGACCCTGAGCTATGGAAGCTCAGCAG AACGAGCGTGACTCCATACCAGCTCACAGCCACAGCCACTCCGGATAGAAGATGTCTGCAGGCTGGCTGCTGGTCGTCCAGAGGATGA
- the LOC134025204 gene encoding phosphatidate phosphatase LPIN1-like, which yields MISIEHFEECHEDGNITDSTLSWTRQTMNYVGQLAGQVFVQVKELYRGLNPATLSGCIDVIVVRQPDGTLQCSPFHVRFGKMGVLRSREKVVRTTWQPRCVA from the exons ATGATATCAATAGAACACTTTGAAGAGTGTCATGAGGATGGGAATATCACTGACTCTACTTTGAgctgg aCCCGTCAGACCATGAACTATGTGGGTCAGCTGGCGGGTCAGGTGTTTGTGCAGGTGAAGGAGCTGTACCGGGGCCTGAACCCCGCCACCCTGTCCGGGTGCATCGACGTGATCGTGGTGCGCCAGCCCGATGGGACGCTGCAGTGCTCGCCCTTCCACGTGCGCTTCGGCAAGATGGGAGTGCTGCGCTCCCGAGAGAAAGTGGTGAGAACAACCTGGCAACCTCGATGTGTGGCTTAG